Proteins from a single region of Paraglaciecola sp. T6c:
- a CDS encoding GDP-mannose dehydrogenase has protein sequence MFDSQRFDNSHDHHAYAYGSKPQLAVDNTRGFNRIVAFSDGSAQGYQLPKCRNSKRISVFGLGHNGALSAICMAAIGHKVIGVDLDQRRINALNQGRTFLDEDGLPELLAQIGTFCNLVATDDGFNAVKRSDYSLIYVNDDADSTTSVSIDKLKIICEQIGLSLRYKEHYHNIVFCQQLASEIVKDVLIPILEKQSGKKVSEAFGVTSMQSGNQTTRSIKEFYQPAQLVIQFIDKQSCQMTEQLFNGFKASIRRISW, from the coding sequence ATGTTTGATTCTCAGCGGTTCGATAATTCACATGATCACCATGCCTATGCTTATGGCAGCAAACCACAGCTTGCAGTAGACAATACCCGTGGTTTTAATCGCATCGTCGCCTTCAGTGACGGCAGCGCGCAAGGCTACCAGTTACCAAAGTGCCGCAATAGCAAGCGCATTAGTGTGTTTGGTCTTGGCCATAACGGCGCACTGTCGGCTATTTGCATGGCAGCCATTGGGCACAAAGTAATAGGTGTCGATTTAGACCAGCGCCGCATCAACGCGCTCAATCAAGGTCGAACGTTTTTAGACGAAGATGGTTTGCCCGAATTACTGGCCCAAATCGGTACATTCTGTAACTTGGTTGCAACTGACGATGGTTTTAATGCGGTTAAACGCTCTGATTATTCACTGATCTACGTAAATGACGATGCAGACAGCACGACTTCCGTCAGTATTGATAAACTCAAAATCATTTGCGAGCAGATTGGCCTGAGCCTGAGATACAAAGAGCATTATCATAATATCGTCTTCTGCCAACAATTAGCATCGGAAATAGTCAAGGATGTGCTTATTCCCATCTTAGAAAAACAAAGTGGCAAAAAAGTGTCTGAAGCATTTGGTGTCACGTCAATGCAAAGTGGTAACCAGACTACTCGCAGCATCAAAGAGTTTTATCAACCCGCGCAATTAGTCATCCAGTTTATCGACAAGCAGAGTTGTCAAATGACCGAGCAACTATTTAACGGTTTCAAAGCGAGTATCAGGCGCATAAGCTGGTAA
- a CDS encoding sensor histidine kinase, producing MAKSNEELEARIAVLERKVEREKKARVMSEQHLEVHSRALYETNQSLQTSLAMAKKKQAELEFLRQTSGDVSSDISLQELITNTVELTGQFFSVECGMFIVTQNGQALESKVDNIWRAPNEWVSDKAFLQQATQFLPIQQQECLSMWLVSAIDEQSSQALAGFKWIVFVNFELLGNKIAWLAFFSRAEYLDEEALSVLSTAREHLLSGITRRITDVSIRKRTVELQDTVNRLEQAKQQLIQSEKMASLGQLAAGVAHEINNPVGFIRSNLEMLEEYLQDYQQLHALILKQIGISGQLDAAQYKSLCENIDLVYIQQDAKDLLASNLEGLDRVKEIVENLKTFSHSGDGKLDKIDIKACIEGALKIAWNALKYEHVVDNLLPEDLPEVLGNIGQLQQVFVNLFVNAAYAMSKGGKLTIKSKLTPRVLLIEVIDNGCGMDKKTLDQLFTPFFTTKPVGVGTGLGLSVSYAILESHNVHTQVQSTVGKGTQFSLSFPLPQ from the coding sequence TTGGCTAAATCGAACGAGGAATTAGAGGCAAGGATCGCCGTTTTAGAGCGTAAAGTCGAGCGAGAAAAGAAAGCCCGAGTGATGTCTGAACAGCACTTAGAGGTGCACTCTCGCGCACTGTATGAAACCAATCAGTCGTTGCAGACTTCCTTGGCGATGGCTAAGAAAAAACAAGCTGAGCTAGAGTTTTTACGCCAAACCTCAGGTGACGTCTCCTCGGATATATCGTTGCAAGAGCTGATAACGAATACGGTGGAGTTGACTGGGCAATTTTTTTCGGTGGAATGTGGCATGTTTATCGTGACGCAAAATGGCCAAGCGTTAGAATCTAAAGTCGACAATATTTGGCGGGCGCCAAATGAGTGGGTCTCTGACAAAGCATTCTTACAGCAAGCAACACAGTTCTTACCCATTCAACAGCAAGAATGCCTGAGTATGTGGTTGGTCTCAGCTATCGATGAACAATCTAGCCAAGCATTAGCCGGATTCAAATGGATAGTGTTTGTTAACTTTGAATTACTCGGAAATAAAATTGCATGGTTAGCGTTTTTTAGCCGAGCGGAATATTTAGACGAAGAGGCGCTCTCTGTGCTCAGCACAGCCAGAGAACACCTGTTAAGCGGCATTACGCGGCGCATTACTGACGTAAGTATTCGAAAGCGTACGGTGGAACTGCAAGACACGGTGAACCGCTTAGAGCAGGCTAAACAGCAACTCATTCAATCAGAAAAAATGGCCTCTTTAGGGCAGCTTGCCGCTGGCGTTGCCCATGAAATTAATAACCCAGTGGGCTTTATTCGCTCAAATCTAGAGATGCTCGAAGAATACCTACAAGATTATCAGCAATTACATGCGTTAATTTTAAAGCAAATTGGTATCTCGGGGCAGTTGGATGCAGCGCAATACAAGTCATTATGTGAAAACATTGATTTAGTCTACATACAACAGGATGCCAAAGATTTACTGGCATCGAATTTAGAAGGGTTAGACAGGGTAAAAGAGATCGTTGAGAACTTGAAAACCTTTTCTCACAGCGGTGATGGCAAACTAGACAAAATAGACATTAAAGCTTGCATCGAAGGGGCGCTAAAAATCGCTTGGAATGCCCTTAAATATGAGCATGTAGTGGATAATTTGTTGCCGGAGGATTTACCAGAAGTACTTGGAAACATCGGGCAACTGCAACAAGTTTTTGTGAACTTATTTGTGAATGCCGCTTACGCCATGTCAAAGGGCGGCAAGCTAACGATTAAATCAAAACTGACCCCCAGGGTATTATTGATAGAGGTGATCGATAATGGCTGTGGCATGGACAAAAAAACACTCGACCAGTTATTTACACCGTTTTTCACCACTAAGCCTGTAGGCGTAGGGACAGGTTTAGGGTTGTCGGTGTCATACGCTATTCTCGAGTCACATAACGTGCATACACAAGTGCAATCTACTGTAGGTAAAGGAACTCAATTCTCTCTTAGTTTTCCTCTACCTCAGTAG
- a CDS encoding heme NO-binding domain-containing protein codes for MKGIIFVKLNQFVDELWGDEFWDELLQDAELPSDGIYTSVATYDDAELFTLVGLIMGKKGLTGQQAQMAFGQWMFKQLLEAAPPEAHKFTDVFSFLYGVQDVIHVEVKKLNPEAILPEFEFIEETENSLSFHYLSPRKMCYFCEGIIEGLADHTGQKVAIEQPECEHDGDARCVIKVTKVG; via the coding sequence ATGAAAGGCATTATTTTTGTAAAGTTGAATCAGTTTGTTGATGAATTATGGGGCGATGAGTTTTGGGACGAATTGTTGCAAGATGCAGAGTTACCCAGTGACGGCATATACACTTCAGTTGCGACTTATGATGACGCAGAACTGTTTACCCTAGTGGGTTTAATCATGGGAAAGAAGGGCCTAACGGGTCAACAGGCTCAAATGGCGTTTGGCCAATGGATGTTCAAACAGTTGTTAGAAGCCGCTCCCCCTGAGGCGCATAAATTTACCGACGTATTCAGCTTTCTTTATGGGGTACAAGATGTTATCCATGTGGAAGTGAAAAAACTGAATCCAGAAGCGATATTACCAGAATTCGAGTTTATAGAGGAAACAGAGAACTCTTTGAGTTTTCATTATCTCTCTCCGCGCAAGATGTGTTACTTCTGTGAAGGGATCATAGAGGGGCTGGCCGATCATACAGGTCAAAAAGTGGCAATTGAACAACCAGAATGTGAGCATGATGGCGACGCACGATGTGTGATAAAGGTTACCAAAGTTGGCTAA